A genomic region of Manihot esculenta cultivar AM560-2 chromosome 15, M.esculenta_v8, whole genome shotgun sequence contains the following coding sequences:
- the LOC110602448 gene encoding probable inactive leucine-rich repeat receptor-like protein kinase At3g03770, whose amino-acid sequence MVWSNWFLILYLSWAFFISNTHELQTYQAHLLLQLRKHLEYPSQLDTWESYNGDLCNLSSTLYMGIVCEDNVITELKIKGDKVVKVSDFKGFAIPNQTLSESFSIDSFVTTLSRLNSLRIISLVSLGIWGPLPDKIHRLYSLEFLDLSSNFIFGSVPPQLSRIVKLNSLTLDGNYFNGSLPDWLDSLSNLTVLSLRNNHFKGSVPPQLSRITTLTVIALCHNQLTGKLPDLSTLTSLHVLDIRENKLDSELPAMPKGLVTILLSNNSFSGKIPVQFGQLSQLQHLDLSLNHLSGTPPSSLFSLPNISYLNLASNMLSGSLPNDLSCGSNLGFVDISTNKLIGGLPSCLGNMSNKRAAKFGGNCLSIGAQHQHQKSYCKVANVESKQSRGRIIGALVAVITGTVLVLMLLALGVLFLCRRYCPRRTLEQNTFSKVVQDHSTTGVSSEVLANARFIAQAAKLGTQGAPVCREFSMEELMEATNNFNSSAFMGEGSNGKIYKGKLVNGTNISVRSLTYLKKHSIQNLKFRLDLLSKLHHPHLVGLLGYCIDNSEQDDMKVFLVYEYVPNGNYRAHLSEARPEKVLKWSDRLVILIDVAKAIHFLHTGVIPGTFNNRLKTNNILLDEHRIAKLSDYGMALITEEIGKNEAKGEAPKSRHRTNLEDDVYNFGFILLESLVGPIVTGKGEAFLLNEMASFGSQDGRRRIVDPIVLSTCSQESLSILVSITSKCISPEPSTRPSFEDVLWNLQYAAQVQAAADSDQKSDSTSVISSHSDYNPQETNPCVRGTIST is encoded by the exons ATGGTGTGGTCAAACTGGTTTCTCATACTGTATCTTTCATGGGCTTTCTTTATCTCCAACACCCATGAATTACAAACCTATCAGGCTCACCTTCTACTACAGCTGAGGAAGCATTTAGAATACCCTTCACAATTGGATACTTGGGAAAGTTACAATGGAGACCTCTGCAACCTGTCTTCAACTTTATATATGGGAATTGTTTGCGAGGACAATGTGATTACTGAGCTCAAAATTAAGGGAGATAAGGTTGTCAAGGTCAGTGATTTCAAAGGGTTTGCAATTCCTAATCAGACTTTATCTGAGAGTTTTTCAATCGATTCTTTTGTTACTACACTGTCAAGATTAAACAGCTTGAGGATTATTAGCTTAGTTTCATTGGGGATATGGGGACCACTTCCTGATAAGATTCACAGGCTATATTCACTTGAATTTTTGGACTTGAGCTCGAATTTTATTTTTGGTTCAGTTCCCCCTCAGTTGTCAAGAATAGTTAAGCTTAATTCTTTAACATTAGATGGCAATTATTTCAATGGATCTCTCCCTGACTGGCTGGATTCTTTGTCCAATCTTACTGTTCTGAGCCTGAGGAATAACCATTTTAAGGGTTCAGTTCCCCCTCAGTTGTCAAGAATCACAACATTAACTGTTATTGCTTTGTGTCACAATCAGCTTACTGGTAAATTGCCTGATTTGAGTACCTTAACTAGCCTGCATGTGTTGGATATAAGAGAGAACAAACTAGATTCTGAGTTACCTGCTATGCCTAAAGGGCTGGTTACAATTCTCCTAAGCAATAATTCCTTCTCAGGAAAAATTCCTGTTCAGTTTGGACAGTTGAGTCAGCTTCAACATCTTGATTTGTCCTTAAATCATCTAAGTGGAACACCTCCATCTTCCTTGTTCTCTTTGCCAAATATCAGTTATTTGAACTTAGCTTCCAACATGCTCAGTGGATCCCTTCCTAACGATCTCAGTTGTGGTAGCAACCTGGGATTTGTTGATATCTCTACAAACAAGTTAATTGGTGGACTTCCCTCTTGTTTGGGCAATATGTCAAACAAGAGAGCGGCAAAATTTGGCGGGAATTGTTTATCCATTGGTGCTCAACATCAGCATCAGAAGTCGTATTGTAAGGTGGCCAATGTGGAGTCAAAACAATCAAGAGGTAGAATTATAGGAGCATTAGTTGCTGTCATCACCGGAACAGTTCttgttttgatgcttttggCATTAGGAGTGCTGTTTTTGTGCAGAAGATATTGTCCCAGAAGAACACTTGAACAGAATACATTTTCTAAGGTTGTGCAAGATCATTCAACTACTGGAGTTTCTTCTGAAGTCCTTGCCAATGCCA GATTCATTGCTCAAGCAGCCAAGCTAGGCACACAAGGTGCCCCTGTGTGCCGTGAGTTTTCCATGGAAGAGTTGATGGAAGCCACAAACAACTTTAATTCATCAGCATTTATGGGTGAAGGCTCCAATGGAAAA ATTTACAAAGGAAAATTGGTGAATGGAACCAATATTTCTGTACGATCTCTGACTTACTTGAAGAAACATTCAATCCAAAATCTTAAATTTCGGCTGGATTTACTTTCGAAGCTTCATCATCCACATTTGGTTGGTCTTTTGGGTTATTGCATAGACAACAGTGAACAAGATGATATGAAAGTCTTCCTTGTCTATGAATATGTGCCTAATGGAAATTATCGTGCCCATCTGTCAG AAGCTCGCCCAGAGAAAGTCCTTAAATGGTCAGATAGACTGGTGATTCTCATTGATGTTGCCAAGGCTATCCATTTTCTACACACTGGGGTGATTCCTGGTACTTTTAACAATCGACTGAAGACAAATAATATATTGCTTGACGAGCATCGGATTGCAAAACTGAGTGACTATGGCATGGCTCTAATCAcagaagaaattggaaaaaatGAG GCAAAGGGAGAGGCCCCAAAATCACG ACATAGGACAAACTTAGAGGATGATGTTTACAACTTTGGGTTTATACTGCTTGAATCGCTTGTTGGTCCTATAGTAACCGGAAAAGGAGAAGCATTTCTGCTGAATGAAATG GCATCATTTGGCAGCCAGGATGGTCGAAGGCGTATTGTGGACCCAATCGTTTTATCTACATGCTCACAGGAGTCATTATCAATTCTAGTTTCTATCACAAGCAAATGCATATCTCCTGAGCCTTCAACTCGTCCTTCTTTTGAGGATGTTCTTTGGAACTTACAGTATGCAGCTCAAGTCCAGGCTGCAGCTGATTCCGATCAAAAATCAGATTCTACATCAGTCATAAGTTCTCATTCAGATTACAATCCTCAGGAAACAAATCCATGTGTGAGGGGCACTATTAGCACATGA